TCCCGCTGATGAGCGGACGCGTCCAGGTCGAGTGGGGGATGATCGCTGCTGGCTCGATTATGACGATGGCAGTGCCAGTTATTCTGTTTCTGGTGCTCCAGCGTTACTACACGCGCGGAATGGTGGCTGCCGTGGCGGATTGAGTGTCGACTCGAGACGTTGTTGTGCTCGAAACGAGGGATAGATCACAGCACCACAGTAACACTTTTGCCCTCTACACTGATAGATATACACGTCGGTCGATTACAGAATCAGTCGCCTGGCAGAAACACATAAAATAGGGCTGGCCGTGTCAGCGACCAGCGTTACTCGTCAGGCGACTCATCGGACGGTGCGGCGATTGCGATGGCGACGAGCAGCCAACCGAATGCGTTCCCCTGTGTCAGCAGGGTCACGCCGCCAGTCGCAAGGGCCGCGCGAAGTTCAGGAGGTATCCGTTCTCACCTCCACTGCTGTCGTTTTGTTACCACGCAGCGTGCGTGGGTGGTCAATGACCACGTTCTATTCGAGACAGAAATCCTGTATAAATAATGGCATACGAGCCAAAGCTGATCCGTCGACACCCACTTTTGCGACGGTTCCGATATGGCTAGCGTCCGCTACAGCGGCATGTACCCGGCTCGAGTCACGGCCACTGTCACACCGATCACGAGCACGTTCGTGATGAAAAACAGGCGTGAGGACATCCACGCGAACGAGAGCAAGACGGCGATTGGGAGCAACGCGATGAGCGCCGGCCAGGTGCCCCGAATCGCGAGCGTCGCGAAAAACGCCATCGTGAACACGTACAGGAAGTCGACGGCGACGGCGTTGGCACTACTGCGACGAATTTCTTGTCCGACGATGACGAGCGACTCGAGGGGGCCACGGCGGTCGCCAGTGGCCGACTCCGATCCCGACTGCTCGCTTCCATCGCCGTCGCTGCCGTCGGTGGGTGTCGCCACGGGTTGATTAGGTCTCGTCCTCGCCGACGGTTTCCTGTAACACGTCGTCGAGCGACTCGAGCATCGGTTCGACGTCCTGTTCGGGTTCCGCCCAGAGGCCGAGCAGTTGCGACCAGAACTCCGCCTGGAACGGATCGCCGAGTGCGTCATCTAAGTCGGGGACGAGTTCGACCTCGTCTGCCTGCTCGGAGATATCTTGCATCACCTCGAGGTCGAAGGCGTCGTCGGGCACGTCGAGTGCGGTGGGGACGAACCCGCCGCGTTCGGTCCAGACCTCCTGCCCGTCGGGTGAGATGATCGCCTCGACGGCATCAGTTGCGGCGTCGACGTCGGGTGCGTACGCGGGCACGGTAAACCAGTTGATGCTCGTCACCATGGCCTCCGACCCAGGGAGCATGAAGTAGTCCAGATCCTCGGGGTCTTCGATTGCGCCGAAGGCGGGCGTCCACGAGCCCATGAAGTACAGCGGAATCTCGTTTTCCCAGAAGAACTCGTACTGGACGCCGAAGTCCCGCACTTCGCTGAAGTAGCCCTCCTCGAGCAGTTCCTGTAACTCCTCGAAGGCGGTGACGACGCGGTCGTCAGTAAACGAGGCGTCGCCCTCGATGAGATCGAGTTGCAGTTCGGCCCCATCGTCCTGCCGGAGGATGAACGCCTCCGCGACGTCGCTCAACGGCCAGCCGTCGCCGTTGCCCGACGCCAATGGCGCTTCGACGCCGTCGATATCGTCGATTTCGTCGAGCAGGTCGACGAACTCGTCGTAGTCCTCGGGCTCCTCGAGGTCGTGTTCGTCGAAAAACGACGGTCGGTACCAGAAGCCGGGTTTGATGTCCCCGCCGAAGGGTGCGGCGTACACTTCGCCGTCGACTTCGACCGCGCTGTAGTCGGTCGCGTAGTCGTCTTCGTCCCAGAGATCCCCGAGTGGCTCGAGGTGGCCGGCGGCGCCGTCCCGTTGGACACGCCCTTCAGTCGGGAGGACGACGATATCAGCGGTTGCGACGCCGACCTCGTAGTCCATGAGCGTCTCCGTCAGGAGGGTCTCGGTGTCTCGAGGCGCATACGAAATCTCGAGGCCGGTCTCGTCTTCGGCGTAGTCGACGACGGCGAGGAAGTCCTCCTCTTCGTCATCGGTCCAGACCGCAGTGACCGTGATCGCTTCCTGTGCGCTTACCCCGCCAGCGCTTCCCAGACCAGTCAGTACAACGAGTCCGCCGCCTGCTCCTCGAAGGACCGTTCGTCGGCCGATAGGTGCGTTATTCTCGCCCATACCAGCCGTATGCCGATCATATCCTTAATGGTTTCACACATGATACTGTATGTACAGTTACGTGTACTGTCAGTCCCACCTCACACGTCTGCAACAAGTCGGGTCACGTTCCGTCGACCCAAACAACTCGAAAAAACGATTGCTGACGTCTCGCGTTACTCGGTGAACGTGATCCAGCCGTTCGGTGCGTGGCTCTTGACGTCGTTCATCGCCTCGCGGGCGTCCGTGCGGCTCTCGTAGGTCTGGGTGCTCTCAGCCATCGTCGAGCCGTACTCGTCGATTAGCTGCCAGACCCAGCCATCCTCGGCTGTGTGCAACTCGAAGGAGACGCTATCGATCTCGAGGATGCTCGCCGAGTCGATCAGCTCACGGACGTTCTCGAGTGCCTCGCGGGCGCGGTCGTTCGACTCGTACGTTTCCGTGCCGGTTGCGACCCCACGGCCATCAGCATCGAGCAAGCGCCACTGCCAGCGGTCGTCCTCGTCGGCAACGAGTTCGAACGACGCGACGTCGAAGTCGACACGGCCGGCCATCGGCGCGAGCTGGCGGACGTCCTCGACGACCGTATAGAGGTCGTCTTTCGTCGCCTCAGTGTCGGCCGAGCCAGCGACAACCTCACGGTCAGCACTGATGAGGCTCCACCGCCAGCCACCTTCGCTATCGTCGTCGCTCGCCGCAGTATCGCCGTCTTGCTCGAGTCGGACGACAGTGTCTTCAATTGTGAAGATCGGTGCCGATTCGGCGTGGTCAGTGAGCGCTGCGACGCGCTCGCGAGCGTCTTCACGCGTGTCGTAGGAGACGTTCGAGTCGGCGATTTCCTCGCGGTCGCGGTCGAGGACGCGCCAGTGCCAGCCGCTGCTTTCGTAGAGTTGGGCAGTCGCGTCGCCAATCGTACAGCCACGTGCCCTTGCGGCGGCCTGTTTGATCTCTGGAACTCGCTCGGTGAGTTCGTCCCGAGTTGGATGTGGTTCGTCGTCGACGGCCACGGTCTCGCCCGACGGCAAGACGAATCGCCAGTGCCAGTCCTCGGCGGCCGAGAGTTGGAAGATGGCGTCGTCCATCGTTCGCACGTCGGACTCGAGGTGCTCGAGCAGTCGGTTCATTGCCTCTCGAGCGGCGCTGCGGGTCGGATGGGTCGTCGGATCTTCGGCGACGAGTTTGCCGCCCTCGTCGATGAGCCGCCAGCCCCACTCGTCGTCATCGTTGACGAACAGTTCGAACGCGGCCGTTTCGATCTCGAGCAGTTCGGCGTCGGGTGCCTGCTCTTTGAGCGTCATCATGGCCTCGGCGGCCTCGCCGCGGCTTGTGTGCTCTTCGCCGCTGTC
The Natronolimnobius baerhuensis DNA segment above includes these coding regions:
- a CDS encoding ABC transporter substrate-binding protein — its product is MGENNAPIGRRTVLRGAGGGLVVLTGLGSAGGVSAQEAITVTAVWTDDEEEDFLAVVDYAEDETGLEISYAPRDTETLLTETLMDYEVGVATADIVVLPTEGRVQRDGAAGHLEPLGDLWDEDDYATDYSAVEVDGEVYAAPFGGDIKPGFWYRPSFFDEHDLEEPEDYDEFVDLLDEIDDIDGVEAPLASGNGDGWPLSDVAEAFILRQDDGAELQLDLIEGDASFTDDRVVTAFEELQELLEEGYFSEVRDFGVQYEFFWENEIPLYFMGSWTPAFGAIEDPEDLDYFMLPGSEAMVTSINWFTVPAYAPDVDAATDAVEAIISPDGQEVWTERGGFVPTALDVPDDAFDLEVMQDISEQADEVELVPDLDDALGDPFQAEFWSQLLGLWAEPEQDVEPMLESLDDVLQETVGEDET